In one Corallococcus sp. EGB genomic region, the following are encoded:
- a CDS encoding prepilin peptidase gives MTPVQLALWTILGVALVISVVTDVLRRLIPNAVTYPLIVLGLGLRGVSEGMGGLESGWVSGLVAGAGLALLLVPGALRGRMGWGDVKLMAGVGCVLGFPTVLAAAAFISLTGALQAIVTLLWQGAVWDTLAAVARRWAVRMKWMREETSPAPARHIPYGVSIALGTFWAMWWQQQHLG, from the coding sequence ATGACACCTGTTCAGCTCGCGCTTTGGACGATTCTGGGAGTGGCCCTGGTGATCTCGGTGGTGACCGACGTTCTGCGCCGGCTCATCCCGAACGCCGTGACCTATCCGCTCATCGTGCTGGGGCTCGGGCTGCGCGGTGTGTCCGAGGGGATGGGCGGGCTGGAGTCGGGGTGGGTGAGCGGGCTCGTGGCGGGCGCGGGACTCGCGCTGCTGCTGGTGCCGGGTGCGCTGCGCGGGCGCATGGGGTGGGGTGACGTCAAGCTGATGGCGGGGGTGGGCTGCGTGTTGGGCTTTCCCACGGTGCTCGCGGCGGCGGCCTTCATCTCGCTCACGGGCGCGCTGCAGGCCATCGTCACGCTGCTGTGGCAGGGGGCCGTCTGGGACACGCTGGCGGCGGTGGCCCGCCGCTGGGCGGTGCGGATGAAATGGATGCGGGAGGAAACCTCGCCCGCTCCCGCGCGACACATCCCCTACGGCGTCTCCATCGCGCTTGGGACTTTCTGGGCCATGTGGTGGCAGCAACAACATCTGGGATAG
- a CDS encoding YncE family protein — MRLYFLTPALLLLGACSIESEPNPPPSTRFVYPSGVAFWRPPAAGGPAASNGYLFLANANFDNCYDSGSVMALNLEAMRTQQDGQAVALPHLGSALPDSALAFEDLSSAQESLVQIRSFAGELGLWVNPATGLPRLFVPSRAEGNNLNAVDVGLEAGGAPTLTCVQGGKDCRNGALSLTDDIPSSLSDEGRSGLPRAPSPIGVTVDDASGNLYVTHSEAADSPAKSSKNFESYLATVKLDNPTRDTLGFIPLSPNGFAYGGSDSVTVGAGYLYVTGRNFVAGVNGTVAANFVLRLVDKNETGIILEPSLKSVFRIREARAARVVPRPVTAAELAARPNFVRERLYLLARGPDTLLTIDFEYDAVPGAAATQPFFRVVSAVPMPDGVSDMELISRTPGTSNADTNIIAVTSTGDSAVSLYDEALGQVVAQVPLVNNLNQTSNPSQAFGLTVDNPAGTNAARMFVTNFGDSQVAIVDIPDLARPQDARLVAKLGIQQQRDPNQGTSVCQENRP, encoded by the coding sequence ATGCGCCTCTACTTCCTGACTCCCGCGCTGCTGCTCCTCGGGGCGTGTTCGATTGAATCCGAACCGAACCCGCCTCCGTCCACCCGCTTCGTGTACCCCAGCGGGGTGGCGTTCTGGCGCCCTCCAGCGGCGGGCGGCCCGGCAGCGAGCAACGGCTACCTCTTCCTCGCGAACGCCAACTTCGACAACTGCTACGACTCCGGTTCGGTGATGGCGCTGAACCTGGAGGCGATGCGCACGCAACAGGACGGGCAGGCGGTCGCGCTGCCCCACCTGGGCAGCGCGCTCCCGGACTCCGCGCTCGCCTTCGAGGACCTGTCGTCCGCGCAGGAGTCGCTCGTGCAGATCCGCAGCTTCGCGGGCGAGCTGGGCCTGTGGGTGAACCCGGCGACCGGGCTGCCACGCCTGTTCGTGCCCTCGCGAGCGGAGGGGAACAACCTGAACGCCGTGGACGTGGGCCTGGAGGCTGGCGGCGCGCCCACGCTCACCTGCGTGCAGGGTGGCAAGGACTGCCGCAATGGCGCGCTGTCGCTCACGGATGACATCCCTTCGTCCCTCAGCGACGAGGGCCGCTCCGGCCTGCCGCGCGCCCCGTCGCCCATTGGCGTGACGGTGGATGACGCGAGCGGCAACCTGTACGTGACGCACTCGGAGGCGGCGGACTCGCCGGCGAAGTCCAGCAAGAACTTCGAGAGCTATCTGGCCACGGTGAAGCTGGACAACCCCACGCGGGACACGCTGGGCTTCATCCCGTTGTCGCCCAACGGCTTCGCCTACGGCGGCTCGGATTCGGTGACGGTGGGCGCGGGCTACCTCTACGTGACGGGCCGCAACTTCGTGGCCGGGGTCAACGGCACGGTGGCCGCCAACTTCGTGCTGCGGCTGGTGGACAAGAACGAGACCGGCATCATCCTGGAGCCTTCGCTGAAGTCGGTGTTCCGCATCCGCGAGGCGCGCGCGGCGCGCGTGGTGCCCCGGCCGGTGACGGCGGCGGAGCTGGCGGCGCGTCCGAACTTCGTGCGAGAGCGGCTCTACCTGCTGGCGCGCGGCCCCGACACGCTGCTCACCATCGACTTCGAGTACGACGCGGTCCCTGGCGCCGCCGCCACCCAGCCGTTCTTCCGGGTGGTGTCCGCGGTGCCCATGCCTGATGGCGTGAGCGACATGGAGCTCATCTCGCGCACGCCGGGTACGTCCAACGCGGACACCAACATCATCGCGGTGACGAGCACCGGCGACAGCGCGGTGTCCCTCTACGATGAGGCGCTCGGGCAGGTCGTGGCGCAGGTGCCGCTCGTCAACAACCTCAACCAGACCAGCAACCCGTCTCAGGCCTTCGGGCTGACGGTGGACAACCCCGCCGGGACGAACGCGGCGCGGATGTTCGTGACCAACTTCGGTGACAGCCAGGTGGCCATCGTGGACATCCCCGACCTGGCGCGTCCCCAGGACGCGCGGCTGGTGGCGAAGCTGGGCATCCAGCAGCAGCGCGATCCGAACCAGGGCACCAGCGTGTGCCAGGAGAACCGACCTTGA
- a CDS encoding FHA domain-containing protein — MIDQNSRPARKVGIAEHLWETYEEMALQMGSDRDALINQALFMFARLNGFIEVRTKGEPVVAAVPAAASAPAARPAAAPAPAAAAKGAPPVLSPAPPPARPAARNVDERPSSNGLDNDPVRREVAERVLETAAELERLIKGKNEPPPPAADDMIEDEEEPLPEQEEPPLDDMQDEAPEEAEEEPMEEADEEEEGASLYLVTESGEQEKIVKDRYVIGRGKHCDFVINSGKVSREHAVIARDGGDFYIEDLGSSNGTWFNKQRIKRRKVEDGDEYFICSEKIRLVIH; from the coding sequence ATGATCGATCAGAACTCCCGTCCCGCACGCAAGGTCGGCATCGCCGAGCACCTGTGGGAGACGTACGAAGAGATGGCCCTGCAGATGGGGTCGGATCGCGACGCGCTCATCAACCAGGCGCTCTTCATGTTCGCGCGCCTCAACGGCTTCATCGAAGTGAGGACCAAGGGCGAGCCCGTCGTGGCGGCGGTGCCGGCCGCCGCGTCCGCCCCGGCCGCGCGTCCTGCCGCCGCGCCGGCTCCGGCCGCCGCCGCCAAGGGCGCTCCGCCGGTGCTGAGCCCCGCTCCGCCGCCCGCACGCCCCGCCGCGCGCAACGTGGACGAGCGCCCGTCCTCCAACGGGCTGGACAATGATCCGGTGCGCCGCGAGGTCGCCGAGCGCGTCCTGGAGACGGCCGCCGAGCTGGAGCGGCTCATCAAGGGCAAGAACGAGCCGCCCCCGCCCGCCGCGGACGACATGATCGAGGACGAGGAGGAGCCCCTGCCGGAGCAGGAGGAGCCGCCGCTCGACGACATGCAGGACGAGGCTCCCGAAGAGGCCGAAGAGGAGCCCATGGAGGAGGCGGACGAGGAGGAGGAGGGCGCCTCGCTCTACCTCGTCACCGAGTCCGGCGAGCAGGAGAAGATCGTCAAGGACCGCTACGTCATCGGCCGCGGCAAGCACTGCGACTTCGTCATCAACTCCGGCAAGGTGTCGCGCGAGCACGCCGTCATCGCCCGCGACGGCGGAGACTTCTACATCGAGGACCTCGGCTCCTCGAACGGGACCTGGTTCAACAAGCAGCGCATCAAGCGCCGCAAGGTTGAAGACGGGGACGAGTACTTCATCTGCAGCGAGAAGATCCGCCTCGTCATCCACTGA